The sequence below is a genomic window from Harmonia axyridis chromosome 1, icHarAxyr1.1, whole genome shotgun sequence.
agaagaattttttcaaatacgaGCTCCTTTAGGGATAGGCGAGAGTAGGTTACTACGAATTTCCCATTTCTTCATTTCTCAGGTTTGGAtggtttcaaataattttcagttAACGTTATATgcctaaaaaaaattgaattcgttTTGATCTACGAAGACTTCGTAACAAATTGAATCAAACATTTAGGTCAGTCAATTTAAGAATTATATACCATTTATGATAGATTATGATCACTTCTATGGAAGTTTCAGGTcatgaaaactataaaaacatGCTTGAACACTTGTGAACTCCACTGACTGATAACTTTTTAAATTGAGTAGGAAATAGTACAAGCAGTAACACAACCCTTTGAATTTTCCCCCACACGCATCATATTTGTTTTCCCattaaacattgaaaaattttttcaaagttgTGGAAGCGATATTTGctattcaaatattattgaGATGAAAAAGTAATATTCAACAGTGAAGCACAAAGGTTCAAGCATGctcattcattttcatcatcTGAAACATCCACGAGATATTATATATATAACAAATGAGCAAATTTGCATCATATAATTTAAGATTGACACAAGGGCAATCAAGTCAAAAAAAGgatcaacttgaaatttcagcAGATTCTTGATTTTTGTTATTAAAATTAGAGAATATCATTACCAGTGGTTACAGCTGGAAATGATATAATTTACTTCcaaactgaaaacaaaaataagaacCTTTCtgagtttattcaaattgaaactttTCTAGTTGTAAATACTGAAATTTGTTAAGATACTAGATTTCAGAGAGGATGTTTTCTACAGTCAATTATTAACATAAACTCCTATCTTACCGAATcttgaaattgagaaaaatggATTTATTAGCAGCGTGCACAGAAGATGATTTCCTCGTCTTCGTACGATAGGACAATGGTTCAGAACTCCAACCAATTCCTTATCGGAAAGAACACCAGATTAGGGGGCGGAATAGATTCTTCAGCAAATAATAGTAATTGCGAATCCCTACTTGGTAGATGTATTTCTTCAGGGATATTCAGCAGCATTACGTTTATGTTCCTCAGTTGTGGGATtaagtaaaaaaaattcaggttatCTACGTGGTCCTTGATTTTCAGTCGGCAATTGTATGTTCTGCCAACCTAAGGGGCAATACCTTTCATAAGTATAGAAAATCACAAATCGGAAGGTTATCAAGTGTAAATCATCAAGGTTTGATGTTTGCACCATCATaaggttttttttatataaaaggTTGCTACAGTCAACCATTAAAATACTACAAGATAagtattttttttgaattcctcAAGCCTACaacatttaattcaataatatacatAGATTTCACTCATGTGCACCTGAAATAAGAAAACTATGTAGATTGTTGAAAAGAATTGAAGTAGCTGGGAAACTAcgataatattattcaataacgAATATAATTCGTtatgtggaaaaatttgattgtactCAATTTCACAGAACAGCAAAATGTACCTCTCTCTCTCTCACATTACTGTCCCATGTAGATAGCTACAGGCCTTTGAAACTAAACCAGCCCCAACGAACATCTCCGTGTAGTCAGCCAATGCGTATGTAGTTGCCTATAGCCAAGAAACCTTGTACCTCGATAACCGCATTTTCCATCAGTTCCTCATAACTTGATGAAATTTTGGGTTCATGGGATTACCGATCAACAGGAGGTTGAGCCCACCTCCATTGTAACCTCTTCAACatgtaaaatcaaaataatattaaaaactgGATGAGGGGGAATATATTTGATActtaattaataaaattctagatatattttttattaaataatttaaaagttaTTTACAATATTTACATTACCAATTAAAATTACAGAAAATCATTATCACagaatataattgaatataatataaaatattttaaaatatcaCATTTGTTTAAACGTTGATTTAAGTGAAGGTAACTAAGAGCcataaattttgagaaaatagaATTCAAAACTggatttataaaatattttgaccCTTGCTGATAATAAGATCAATACCAAGGCACCGTTACAGACATgcgcaataaaaataataatataacgcagaaagaaagaatgaaatttacCTTTATCTTTCGCAATGCgcccgaaatatggaaaatccaatttctgaaaatttatgGCTCACCAAAACTTATCAAACCTGAGCATCAGCAGTCCTTTTCCTCCATGGCACGAATAAGGCGTCCCCATACTGGAAGTAAAAAAATTGGTTGAATATCACAATACTTCCTTTGTCAAAGCAATTATCAGACTATCTGGTTACGGATGTTTTAATTTCTTTGAGTTGACTCATAAATCCGCTTATTTCCATATCAAATTCACTTATAACAGGGTCTTTGGCTAATCTCATTTCAATTTCTTGTTGCTCACGAGCTTTCTTGGCCTCTTCTTCTATCTCCCTATCGAACTCTACACGTTTCAAGTATCTCAAGTGATTGAGCGAATTAGACAAAACTGCTATAGCtaacaagtttttttttgagaaccTGGCAAATCTGTTCTTTTTCTTATCCAATTTATCTATCCAACAACTCAAACTCTTACCACTCTTAACCGAAACATCGGCATAACAGTTGGGCGCCATGATGATctgagaatttttatttttataagaatGAAATTAACGCACCTTTCTCAATTTCGTCCAATTTGCTCGAATAATGGCTGCAGTTCTTTCAAACGTTCAAAAATCACTTCACTAAACTGTATGGGTTTAGACACGCCAACAACACGTCCGTCGCTTAAAACTGCAGAATGTAAAATGGCCGCAGTGAGAGATGACGTGCTTTTATATCGAAACTGTCAACCGGAAAGGTATTCCTACGCCATCTCCGAAAAGTAGATCCGAATACAgcatggaatttttcaaatatctggGATATTTATAACATGATTTTAGTTTTAAATGGATTATCAATATTAAATGCAGGCACAGATAATAAATTGACTTGAAATTAGtggtgaaatattgaaatatgtttcAAGTTTTCTAGCGGAAATTCTACCTTCGGTCTTCCATTACGTAGTGTGAGTCATTTGGTCTATAAGTTTTCAATGCATGAATAATTTCGAATTTATTGGCCTCTAAGAACTACTCAAATTTAATACTAAGAAAAATATTGGTATTAGaacaaattacaatattttttatcgaattttgacaTTTAATCACTATTATATGtctatacctatataatataaatatatataaacatatCATGTTATGATTATGTATATATTATGTTATGATGAGGACTTTTTatatgaatatccattatattacAACTATCCAATAtattacaaaaaatatattacaaaaaatattatatattacaatatattacaaaaaactcaatatctgcAATCAATATCTCCGTTTCAACAGCCAGCTACATACACATCGGAGTAGGGTGATGAAAACCCCTATATTGCAGTAACATTACAAATCACCTagatactttttatttttttaaatttttcgcaTCTAAAGAAAGTATTTTTGATCACATGCATTCTATTTTACTAGTAAATGAgtcttatttttcaattatttatttcaagtttttgaatatctatatttttacttttatatttttcatattttttttttatttttactttaaTATATTTCCATCATctatattttctatttcatgCAGATAAATTCATTCTTGCACCTGGTGTTATATTTTTagtattataatattaaattttctGTTGATTATTATACATGAATCGAAATTACTGCATTATTGGATTCGAACCTATTCTGAAgtatctgaaaaataaaataattcattctgaCAGAATTGTTCGCCGAATTTTGGCGAACGAAAACTGAGACTCTTTCTGACTCACTATACGACCGTGGCGACGTCAGAGGAACGATGTGAATAATTTACCTACATTTAATGTAAATTATTCACACCGTGTGGTAATGTATTATCTTCCAAAATCAGATAGTATGATATTTCCCCTATGAAAGTTTTGCAAGTAGTCCTTTGGAAAAACGGATTTAAACTTCATGGTCTAAACGACGAGAATCCGCACTAACGGGAGCTGTATTGATCGTGGACCATTCCTCTGACGTCACCACGGTCGTATAGTGAGTCAGAAAGAGCCTGGATTTTCGTCATTTTGCATGAACTTTTGATATTATGAACGTAGAAGCATTTTCAATATCTAAGTTGGTAGTGCAGGTAACTCATCCAGCGTGACCAGATTGGCCTTATGATGAATCTACTAAATTTGCCGCAGAAATCAACCAACATCGTTCTAGAAACTACCAAATATCTgacatactttttgacaaaATATCACGCTGCATTATATGTTCTCAATATGTtctaaataatattttctcaTTATATAGGTATTCGTAAAATCGTGGTAAAATCGTTTCTGTTATTGTTTTTTTAGTGCCTACTGGAGTATTTCTCTGTGCAAGTATCAGAGTAAtgagaatttgaatgaaaatatgaattttacaATGAAAGAATCCCAATGGAACTTTTTTACGTATCAATTTCTCGACCCTTATACGTGTTTATTctaattatttaaattttcactGTCGTTTACCTAAACAAATcatattttgagattttattctTCACGACCTTATACCTACTTCTGTATGTATTTTGTTTAAATCAGTATATTATTTCGCTAAAGTATGAAACGAAAAACTAACGATCACATAATACATAACATTTTCTGTCCAATCAGAAAAGATCTTACCGATTTGTGTTTCTTTTTCGGAAAATACGCATTTCCATAtcacaaaattatataaatctcAATAATTAAATTGATGAGGAATATAAAGATGCGTAACAATTCTGTATGAGTTAAAAGAAATCAAAAAAACGATTCTGTAATGTGAAATGAATGTCTATAAATCTGCAATATTCAGTCACTTCAATTTTTCAACGGATTCCTGTTACCTACATATTTTTTTTCCGCTCAATAAAATACCAGATGTTAAATAATGGtataattttcaactgaagttatacaccatctgtttttaatgaggtacCCTTCGGAGATTCCATCACCTTTCGTAGTAATTCTCAGTCGACAGCCATCACCAAAGAagatttatgattttattatgtttatgtacgttcttctagaatcGCGTAGAACCTCGATGAACAATCAATTGATTCATCAGAAGGGGAGGGGTAAGTAAATCATCGATAAGAgtctattataattttattatttttgttctcaATTTCATCGTTTCTTATTTCATATTTTGCATCTATATTAGTCTAATTGCAATTCCTATTTGGTTTTGATCGTTGTAATGTAAATACCCGATGAAGCCATAATGTGGCGAAACAATAATTGGACAATTACTGTCCCCTTATTATGAAGGTATTTTAATTTAgtggaaataaagttttttacttaaattgaattttcatccaGTGGAGGACAGCATTTATTATTCATATGGATAAGGATAAGAAAGAATAGTATTCGTGTCTAACAAGTAACAATGGTATCAACTTCTTGCTTTAACATTTACGCATTTatgcaatataaaaaattatgactGGCCTTATTTGAATTCCTAGAGAATTATAGATAAGTATCTAGAAATTGAATGCCGCGCGAAAAAATAAGATAgataggtatttgttaacaatTCAACACACTCTGGAATTTTTAGGTCTTTTTGAATTCCGAGAAACCATTTATTGTAGGAAATCCTTTAGTCCTTTGTTAAATTTAGTAGCTCACTCCAATTATACCTGTAGTAATGTCTcttaatgatataataatataaagaaaaataaacataaaagatGCATGTCGGTTACTTCTTTAAAgttgttatgaattttttttattcactaaTTCATCTAACGTTGAGATTCGACATTTGTCGAATTATCTAGATTCTCCAGATAAGATAAGAGATAAGAATCTCTTTTGAAGATAAGAAGATCCACGTCTTTGGGAGTTTGGAACCCAATTCTTTTGTTCAAATATTTAGTTCTGCGGAATGCTAGTACctatcagtggcgtacccagacataagccttgggggggataaagaaaaaagaatttcaaattttccttcttttgaagaagttttccaaagaattttgcttactcataataagattgtgatatataaggttgttacatataatggatattccttctggggggggggggaatatatcccccttatcccccccttgggtacgccactgcaaGATAACACTGGCGAAAGCCGGAAGTCTGAAACAAACTTCCAGGTACCAAAATGCCCTAATATCTGTCATCTAAGTCCTAAATTTGTAACTGAAAagaaatacttgaaaaaaattagaaaaatacgAAATACCTGTAGTGAAATACGATCGAGGTAAAAAAATACGGAATTTGGATGGAAATGTGGATATAGAACACTGATTTATTAACATCAGAGAATCCGTTATACCTACCTGTCTGTACCCAGCAGAAATAACAATGTTATCTCTGCTAGTCTGCAACTCAGGTACCTATACTTGGAAATTTTTGTTACGGAGTGAATGGATCCAAGCACGGGAAATTTCTTTGTTGGTAGTTGAAAGGGGTCATCAAACAGAAATGTTGAAAGAACGGTGCATATTTTACCCAACGAATTCAAATAACCTGTTCTGTTTTCTGTACATATAAGTATTTGTTGAGTATAAAGTATAATACCTACATGACAGTTAATTTCAGCGATTTATGTGTAGTTATTCTCTGAAAATAAAcaggaaatttattattttcaagaggAATTAATCGAATCATTAACAGAACACATATCAATTATCATTTTCTCGATAACTATTTTTTCCTTGTTTGTATAGTTTACCAGAACGTGAACTTTTGATCTTTATTGATGAGTTTCATGATTTTGGAACTAGAAagtttccataatttataaaaaAGGCTTTGCTGAATGAAggagaaataaatttatttcatttgtgtttgttttatcattttcattgaTAAGCCCAATAAGGGATATTCAAGAACTACTTTGGTATCATTTTGTTAATCTGCACTTTCAAACATGTTCATCACAAATCACTACAATCGAAATAGGCATTATCTTAATTACCCTGAGTATATTACCATCCAAAGATAGGTATTATGATTCTTTCTATTTATAATAACTTGAATTCTCGAAATTTCCTTTGATCTATAGACCGTACCTACCTATACTTGGAAATTTTTGTTACGGAGTGAATGGATCCAAGCACAGGAAATTTCTTTGTTGATCGTTGAAAGGGGTCATCaaacaaaaatgttgaaagaacGGTGCATATTTTACCCAACGAATTCTAATAACCTGTTCTGTTTTCTGTACCTACATATAAGTATTTGTTGAGTATAAAGTATAATAGCTAAATGACGGTTTATTCCAGCGATTTATGTGTAATTATTCTCTTAAAATAAAcaggaaatttattattttcaagaggAATTAATCGAATCATAAACAGAACACATATCAATTATCATTTTCTTCGATAACTATTTTTTCCTTGTTTGTATAGTTTACCAGAACGTGAACTTTCGATCTTTATTGATGAGTTTCATGATTTTGGAACTAGAAAGTTTCCATAATTTACAAGAAAGGCTTTACTGGATGAAggagaaataaatttatttcatttgtgtttgttttatcattttcattgaTGAGCCCAATAAGGGATATTTAAGAACTACTTTGGTATCATTTGGTTAATCTGCACTTTCAAACGTGTTCATCACAAATCACTACAGTCGAAATAGTCATTATCTTAATTACCCTGAGTGAATAACAACCCGAAAATAGGTATTATGattctttttatttaaaataaCTTGAATTCTCGAAATTTCCTTTGATCTATAGGccgtaaatattttgtttttaggATATAGTGtcttgaattgaaaaaagttttccaataataaatattccataattttttaCACCAATTGAGATATTCAATAATGAATGttagataaaaatattttagaaacaGCGGAAGATTCATAAATAAATCTTTAAATACgaattataatataaattatcGAATTTTGTTGGGATTTACATCAGTGGCGTCGCTAGGGGGAGGCCAGGAGGGCCTGGGCTCAGGGCTCAGGATATGAAGAATACATGGTTTATTGAACCACTCCGGTAGATTTCTCCATCTAACAGAGACGAAACGCTGGACAAACTAGGCAGACTCGGCAttgcaaataatgaaattatatcGTTATCAATTTTCGCCGATAAACAACTCCAATAAACTAGAACGATAGACTTCTCtcaatgaaattcagatttaatattcatttcaaaatacaaaGCATTTGCGTACAAAACTATCATTGTTATTCATTCAGGATCTGCACTCCCTAAAATTTGTCGCAATTATTTACCAACAccatcagtggcgtacccaagggggggataagggcGATATatccccccagaaggaatatccattatatgtaacaacctcatatatcacaatcttattatgagtaagcaaaattctttggaaaacttcttcaaaagaaggaaaaattgaaaatttttttttctttatccctccccaaggcttatgtctgggtacgccactgaacaccatgtatatcgaCACCATATCATGGAAGGATATTCTGCATTCACATTTGATAACTGACAATTTCGGTTTTCACCTCGACTTTTACATCagtgaattgaatgaattcaaCCAATTTTGGTTCGTATTAAACCAGTGggcaaattcaaattttcgaattttgagctgatAGAATGGTGCAATTATAGTCACTGTTTTCCTGGGGGCACAAAATCACTTcgaataatcaatattttttcaaatttattcaacaagAGCTAAACTTAACACTATATATTTTAGTATCACAACATGATAAACATTATTATCTTCCAAACCAAACATTAAACATTCAACGAATAAACTATATTTCCAATCtcacaaaaatattgattttaacaTAATAAATTTCGTCTTATCTACAATGATATTTCCTAAACATTACTGAAACAATTAATTAGAGAGTCTAATATTTGTGTTGAGCTCCAGTTTCCGTCCATATTATAActataacaaataaattttCGGCTACAATTCTGGTTAGAGGTTATGTTGCCAAAGGcagatttcaaattattattcagTGTTGTTattctttcagaaatatcttccaACTCCAATTTGACTATGTGGTGTGTTCTCTTGGATATAAAATTCCCCAAGAGGTATCCTGAAATAAATTTCAAGGTATTTAAAACTATTATGAGAAGCGGTTAAAAATATCATGTAGAATCACTAGAACTCCTCCTTAATTCCAACCCTCAGAAAACTAGAGAATCGAATTAAAAAGAATCTTCTCGAAAACTTCACTATAACAATGATGATATTGAgaaccagtggcgtacccagacataagccttggggggggataaagaaaaaaaaaatttcaatttttccttcttttgaagaagatttccaaaaaattttgcttactcataataagattgtgatatatatggttgttacatataatggatattccatctggggggatatatcccccttggGTACTGTTGAGAACATCATATGTTTTTGATAtctctattttttttgtgaaataaagacgtcattcatttatttatttattaatttttgaatatttcattcgaatttaaggtttattattgaaatgaaaaaataatgaaagtaAATACTTGAAATCAGAAGTTTTTGGCGCTCGtacattcatgcgccaattgcacccttggaaacCACATGGCCACTACGTATACCTATTTACAGTTATGTGGTcctcaagggtgcaattggcacaAAAGTTCTGGAAaagtaattataattttgtgctgaaaatttgcatgtttctacagaaaaagttttttttcaaaaatccttTTTTATTTTGGATTCTGAAAAAACAGTTTCACCTATTGaatgtttgcggtttggaccaaaaaagtacagggtgtttatgagtaGATCATCAACCTGAACAACTCACATTAATCaaaacttaagattttcaaattaaaacctataCGTGTAAAAAGAGGGGAGTTACTTaaacaaaaacagaaaaaaaaaccccagacaaaaaataataataataataataaagtttatttgtcaaaacagtaaaataaaaattttatttaatttcgtTTATTTCTTTTAGATTGTACTCTTTCAAAAAGTTAACTAAAAAGTTCAGgggttgatatttttttccaaccGATTTAACCAGGaatattctattttaattttcagaggTAAATATAGAATGATTATCTGCTAATAGTTAAAgataacaacaaaataaaaatataacttCAATGTcataaaatttaagaaaatttaATAGCATTGTATTTCATGTTTCACATCATCCGTGTTGAAATAATTAGTTTGAAGAGTGATAGTGGCTATTTACTTCCCCCCACCCATTGCTTTGAAGAAATAAGGAAAATTGTAAgaagaaatcaaaaaaaaatctataaaaaatttaaaggttTTGCTGTTTCAAAGTTGGAGTAACCAATCCGCTCcttgagtcaactctagttacgccactgatTCTTTTCAGTATAGATTGCACATATTCAGCTTCAAGGTGGCAAAATAATGTCCTGTAAATTAGGTAGTCCTCTCAAATACGCTCATTTCGAAAATCGGTCAAGTTTATATTTATAAATGAAACAATCCAGATTCTATCTTGAGTTTTAAGTGATAGATATAAATGAAGCGACTCAAGGTAATGTAGCGAGAAATACTACGGAACATCAAATTGGTGGATTCTCTTATATATAGTGCATCCACCAATTTGGTTATTAGAGTTGTCATACTGGGTTATTTATTACAAGAGGGAagcaaaaaatattgtatatctTTCGTTGTTTATATGGGGACCTTTTGGATGATTGTCACATCTTAGTTGCATTGAATTGTTCTTAACCTCTTTAAACAAATACATACCTACATACAATATAGCAACTACTCTAAATGATAACATTACGACAATGAATATCATAAATTGCATAGGTACCTATTtcttattcatattttatatatgcagataacaaaattaaaaatatttcaaaaacaactATAAGGAGTTTCAAGCAATTACAACAACACTTTGTATTTCATTTATGAAACCAAATGCGAAGGATAATTTTTTATGTTCCTTACATTGATTGAAATAGTATTTTGTTTGGTTATTTTCCCCATGAACAGGTGGGTAGTTTTGAGTTATTCGATTTGAGCACTAAATATTGCTCAGAAAAATGTTGGTAATCTAATCACCTCAATTTAAATGGTTCATAAGTTTGATTGATTGAACGAATTTTCATTACTTCAGGAATTCTTCATGTTGTAAAAacattcaacaattttaatccATCGTGAAAACAAATGTATACAGGAATTAATACAAGCgacatttttttctagaaaatggGATATTCATGAGTATTTGTTATTGCTATTGCTGTAGGTACCACATTACAATATTAAAGATATCTTCTTGTGTATGTTAACCTTATCGCAAATATAAATAAAGCCTCACCCCCTACTATAGAGAAAAACGCCACTAAAATGATGAAACTACAACACAATCTTTTACTGACAGAATCTCCTACAGACACACCACCGCGGCTTGCTTCTATACTTAAAATTTGATGCATATTTCTGTGTTGTTCGTTCCTGAAATTTAAAGAATaactggtttattattttctatttaaaaacCACTGACATCATATATGTGTCCGCATTGgcataaatataaaacaatCTTCAGGTTTTCGCAAACCGAAATAGTAATAGGTAGAATTCGAAACTGCTGACAGGGTAGGACTCAGGAACGATGTTTGTTCGACCTTTGACTGACAGCTGACAGCTATCAAGGGTTTGGTTAcgagtaagatgcatagaatacctggtgtgtctacttatacctgtaagagcacgttcacatgacaagcggtcTACGCGCGGTTGAATGAGCGGTTgataattggataccgttcacatggaacgcggttgccaagcggtgaccgcgcgttgccgtaacggcccgtattcagtttgaattctacattttgatttgaatctggattcagtatcagatttaggtgaGAATTAAAcgtttttaagttttgataggtaattatagatcgaatagtttctattattcatcaattaaaactgatcctacttaaatcatcttcgttttgccgatgacatcgtcctaataagtagcaacatgcaggaattgagcgagatgttaaaacaacttattgatgctctgaataaagtcggtttgaaaattaatgtttcgaagaccaaacttatcaacaacaccacagaacacataaacattgacggcacacaacttgaaaatgtagaagaatatataatatttaagacactca
It includes:
- the LOC123677731 gene encoding uncharacterized protein LOC123677731 gives rise to the protein MMNEQHRNMHQILSIEASRGGVSVGDSVSKRLCCSFIILVAFFSIVGGYLLGNFISKRTHHIVKLELEDISERITTLNNNLKSAFGNITSNQNCSRKFICYSYNMDGNWSSTQILDSLINCFSNV